One Mobula hypostoma chromosome X2, sMobHyp1.1, whole genome shotgun sequence genomic window carries:
- the pld6 gene encoding mitochondrial cardiolipin hydrolase: protein MCWSVLTWRSLAVFTGALLTAEGFYCLLRYVRKCREQKPKVLFFPAPLTCVRPLLWSPRRCDCRLPHGESALSSLARLLLGAGRSLDVCVFSISSFDLGSVVLAVYSRGVRVRVVTDSDYMAMAGSQVGKFRKAGIEVRHDQDTSYMHHKFALIDGSILVTGSLNWSTQGIFRNKENVIIIKDIDVVKAFVEEFERLWNEYDPTKYSFSP, encoded by the exons atgtgctggagcgtGTTGACATGGCGGAGCCTGGCGGTGTTTACCGGCGCTCTGTTGACAGCCGAAGGATTCTATTGCCTGCTCCGTTACGTGAGGAAGTGTCGTGAGCAAAAGCCCAAGGTGCTGTTTTTCCCGGCACCGCTCACCTGCGTGCGGCCGCTGCTGTGGAGCCCCAGACGCTGTGATTGCAGGCTGCCGCACGGGGAAAGCGCGCTGAGTAGCCTGGCCCGCCTGCTGCTGGGCGCAGGCCGCTCGCTCGACGTCTGTGTGTTCAGCATCTCCAGCTTCGACCTGGGCAGCGTGGTACTCGCCGTGTACAGCCGCGGGGTGCGGGTCCGTGTTGTCACCGACTCCGACTACATGGCAATGGCTGGCTCCCAGGTGGGCAAATTCCGGAAGGCAG GTATAGAAGTCCGACATGACCAGGATACAAGCTACATGCACCACAAATTCGCACTGATTGATGGATCTATTCTTGTAACTGGATCTTTGAACTGGAGTACCCAGGGTATATTTAGAAATAAAGAGAATGTAATCATAATTAAGGACATTGATGTTGTGAAAGCATTTGTGGAAGAATTTGAACGACTTTGGAATGAATATGATCCGACAAAGTACAGCTTTTCTCCATAA